Proteins encoded together in one Quercus lobata isolate SW786 chromosome 3, ValleyOak3.0 Primary Assembly, whole genome shotgun sequence window:
- the LOC115980019 gene encoding LRR receptor-like serine/threonine-protein kinase EFR: protein MAQFLTVLSHCRRLESVMFQNNKLTGHLPRELGQLHGLKFLDVSMNNLTGVIPSTFGNLSTLTILNKARTQISGEIPNELGRLNNLVTLQLSENQLSGEIPFSIFNISSLKFLSLTLNRLVGKLSSNIGLTLPKIRELCLASNHLEGPIPSSLSNASYIEHLDLSSNNFTGHIPLLGNLKHLVQLPLSVNSLSSTTKLNFQVFDSLTNCTLLRKILLNSNQLAGELPPSVTNLSVHLQHFCVHDNFLSGSFPQRFEMYQNLVSLPIENFFFSKAKYQTPLENFRN, encoded by the coding sequence ATGGCACAATTCCTAACAGTCTTATCTCATTGTCGTAGGCTTGAAAGTGTAATGTTTCAGAACAACAAACTTACTGGTCATCTTCCCCGTGAACTAGGCCAACTTCATGGACTGAAATTTCTTGACGTGTCCATGAACAATCTTACTGGTGTAATTCCCTCTACTTTTGGCAATCTCTCCACTCTTACCATTCTCAACAAAGCAAGAACTCAAATATCTGGCGAAATTCCAAATGAGTTGGGTCGTCTCAATAATCTTGTCACTCTTCAACTCTCGGAGAATCAATTAAGTGGTGAGATtcccttttcaattttcaacatttCCTCCCTGAAGTTCTTATCTCTCACACTGAACAGGCTAGTTGGAAAGCTTTCCTCCAATATAGGCCTTACCCTTCCCAAAATAAGGGAACTCTGCTTGGCAAGCAATCATCTGGAAGGACCAATACCAAGTTCTTTATCCAATGCTTCATATATTGAACACCTTGATCTCTCTTCAAATAATTTCACTGGGCATATTCCTTTACTAGGTAACTTGAAACATCTTGTCCAGTTACCCCTTAGCGTAAACAGTTTATCTTCTACAACAAAACTGAATTTCCAAGTATTTGATTCCCTTACAAACTGTACCCTGCTAAGGAAAATCCTTCTGAATTCTAACCAATTAGCTGGTGAACTTCCCCCTTCTGTCACAAATCTCTCAGTCCATCTCCAACATTTTTGTGTTCATGATAATTTCTTGTCCGGTAGCTTCCCTCAAAGATTTGAAATGTACCAAAACCTTGTGTCCTTACcaattgagaatttttttttttcaaaggcaAAATACCAAACTCCATTGGAGAACTTCAGAAACTAG
- the LOC115980615 gene encoding probable LRR receptor-like serine/threonine-protein kinase At3g47570: MVIDNLFSGAIPDIFSNLTWLYELDMANNRLSSRIPMSKETCKRLEMLVLARTALNGSILKQIFELPQLNFCCWITGSIHQSLENLAALESLDLSSTNLSGLIPTELENLNALQMLNLSFNSLEVEVPKNGVSANISWHSLQGNNQLCVFDHETAEKLRVTTCVKKTKSNSDLVLKVIIQTSSFIVLVCALCLVCAVITTKKRKTINNESSTSKLKGLPPRLSYSEIQLAVNGFVTTNLIRRGAFGSVYGAVFSSGESGIHTTVVVKVLDLTQSKASKSFDAECEALRNIKHQNLVKVFNSCSSIDHTGAEFKALAMEFMSIGNLDKWLYPEDVECGSTLTLTQRLNIAIDVASALDHLHHDFDPPVVHCDLKPGNVLLDEDMTAHVGDFGLARFLSHDSSQNGSSTIGLKGSVILLQVCCGSYFMKLKMI; the protein is encoded by the exons ATGGTTATTGACAACTTGTTCTCTGGAGCAATTCCGGATATCTTTAGCAATCTTACATGGCTATATGAGCTAGACATGGCTAACAACCGGTTATCTAGTAGAATTCCCATGAGTAAAGAAACATGCAAGCGATTAGAGATGCTTGTTCTAGCAAGGACAGCCCTCAATGGCAGCATTCTAAAGCAAATTTTTGAGCTTCCCCAGCTAAATTTTTGCTGTTG GATAACTGGCTCAATACACCAGTCACTGGAAAATCTAGCAGCACTGGAGAGCTTGGATCTTTCTTCCACCAATCTCTCTGGCCTAATCCCAACAGAATTGGAGAACCTTAATGCTTTGCAGATGTTAAATTTGTCTTTCAATAGCTTGGAAGTAGAAGTACCGAAAAATGGTGTCTCTGCCAACATCAGCTGGCATTCTCTCCAGGGAAACAATCAGCTCTGCGTATTTGACCATGAGACTGCAGAAAAGCTTAGAGTCACTACTTGtgtgaaaaaaacaaaatcgaATTCAGATTTAGTGCTCAAAGTCATTATTCAAACCTCTTCTTTCATTGTGCTTGTGTGTGCATTGTGTTTAGTATGTGCAGTGATCACcacaaagaagagaaagacaATAAACAATGAAAGTTCAACATCTAAACTGAAGGGTTTACCGCCAAGACTATCTTACTCTGAAATCCAGCTTGCAGTAAACGGGTTTGTCACAACAAATTTGATAAGGAGGGGAGCTTTTGGGTCTGTTTATGGAGCTGTTTTCAGTTCTGGTGAAAGTGGAATCCACACCACAGTTGTAGTGAAGGTTCTTGACTTGACACAAAGCAAAGCTTCCAAGAGTTTTGATGCAGAATGTGAAGCTCTCAGAAACATCAAGCATCAGAACCTTGTTAAGGTCTTCAATTCTTGCTCCAGCATTGATCACACAGGAGCTGAATTCAAGGCTTTAGCTATGGAATTCATGTCTATTGGTAACCTGGATAAGTGGTTGTACCCAGAGGACGTTGAGTGTGGATCAACTCTGACCTTGACCCAGAGACTAAATATTGCCATTGATGTAGCTTCTGCATTAGATCACCTACATCATGATTTTGACCCACCTGTAGTCCATTGCGACTTGAAACCTGGAAATGTGCTTTTAGATGAAGATATGACTGCTCATGTAGGAGATTTTGGGTTAGCAAGGTTTCTCTCCCATGATTCATCACAGAATGGGAGTAGCACAATTGGACTAAAAGGCTCGGTTATATTGCTCCAGGTATGTTGTGGATCTTACTTTATGAAACTTAAAATGATTTAG
- the LOC115980017 gene encoding TMV resistance protein N-like isoform X1, whose protein sequence is MAFPINKGDSSSSFTHQCRYDVFVSFGGKDTRNNFTNILRGILNHHGINIFLDDEHLRSKKILDKLFKAIESSRISIIVFSENYAFSTWCLKELVKILECEKKGQIVLPIFYMVDPSEVRNQKGKFGEALTKHETECKDKMEVQKWRIALHEAGNIGGWHCTKDHPQFTLIKEVFEVISRVKLNYTKISDVKYPVGIDSRVEDINCLLDIDSNDVRMVVIHGLPGIGKTTIAKAIYDLIAYRFEGSSFLENVKENSSTNDGKCRLRKALYFEILGGGTLKELGAIKRINMRMEMPQHKRILIILDDVDKLIQVTDLLGECNCFASGSRIIITTREEKVLYTLQEDYHLTYCNYRLKELDKHESRELFCQHAFKENKPKKGYLEVVDLFLSYAKGLPLALKIIGSDLYPRDDIRFWKSALNKYKRILNPNILEVLKISYDGLDQTQQHIFLDIASFLKGLHKDVVEHILESCYSYGSYCDIEILKDKSLIFVDKNGKLSMHDLIQQMSLEIIKQESKVSKKHKRLLCYDDASKLPDTGLEEVEGITLCLPQPRNMQLDFGRMTNLKYLTVRNLICEDVIYLPNELRLIDWNGFPLPSLPATINLQKLVALKVPGSHIKLDEPFERCRLPALKYMDFTYCKNITKLPDLSVIAPNIKRLELARCKNLVEIHQSVGLLEALEYWGLYRCENLKIIPRILKLKSLQWFCLQGCESLWKFPDIGQSTERLALPSLLPNLNLLYMFEFENFPKNLDIPDCFPKLKLLYVMFSNITTLPDISSRFPQLKGLYIENCRNLQKIPRLPSCIHTVQIVGCKSLDSQSSRRLLSQFAEKLGLPRNIVCPRGSSHRDYASETDFPHNKGFSLKIDGKLLIQGSKIPKWFNHQSSGSSISFSVSRKLLPSFAFCVVIQVQSKDRYRGYISGYYAINIFVDGYKGLHSSTTTYFPTPPSSSSYSYLWVFYIRDSSLEGIILNEGTEVKLQFEFSNNNPEIAEITVEKCGVHVACTCSPQNSAADKVACIRIQKRLKMSSPFSRSWADAPKLKMAIIALFVK, encoded by the exons tcacCCACCAATGTAGATATGATGTATTTGTGAGTTTTGGAGGTAAGGATACCCGCAATAATTTTACGAATATTTTGAGAGGCATTTTGAATCATCATGGTATCAACATCTTCCTTGATGACGAGCACTTAaggagtaaaaaaattttagacaaaCTTTTCAAAGCCATTGAAAGTTCAAGAATTTCAATCATTGTATTCTCTGAAAACTACGCATTTTCCACTTGGTGTTTGAAAGAActtgtcaaaattcttgagtGTGAAAAGAAAGGCCAAATTGTGCTACCAATTTTTTATATGGTGGATCCATCAGAAGTACGTAACCAAAAGGGAAAGTTTGGAGAAGCTTTGACAAAACATGAAACAGAGTGCAAGGATAAAATGGAAGTGCAAAAATGGAGGATAGCTCTACATGAAGCCGGTAATATAGGTGGATGGCATTGCACAAAAGA CCACCCTCAATTTACTCTTATAAAAGAAGTTTTTGAAGTGATCTCAAgagttaaattaaattatacgAAAATATCTGATGTTAAATACCCTGTTGGAATAGATTCCCGTGTGGAGGATATAAATTGTCTTTTAGATATTGATTCAAATGATGTGCGTATGGTAGTGATTCATGGCCTTCCTGGAATAGGTAAGACAACAATTGCCAAAGCTATTTATGATTTAATTGCATATCGTTTTGAAGGAAGTAGCTTTCTAGAGAATGTTAAAGAAAACTCAAGTACAAATGATGGCAAATGCCGATTAAGAAAGGCACTTTATTTTGAGATATTAGGAGGTGGAACTTTGAAGGAGCTTGGTGCAATTAAAAGAATCAATATGAGAATGGAAATGCCTCAGCACAAAAGAATTCTTAtaattcttgatgatgtggacAAATTAATCCAAGTAACAGATTTGCTTGGCGAATGCAATTGTTTTGCTTCTGGAAGTAgaattattatcacaacaagggAAGAAAAAGTACTATATACTCTTCAAGAAGATTATCATTTAACCTACTGTAACTACCGGCTCAAGGAATTAGATAAACATGAATCTCGTGAGCTCTTTTGTCAACATGCATTCAAAGAAAACAAGCCTAAGAAAGGTTATTTAGAAGTCGTAGACCTATTTTTAAGCTATGCCAAAGGTCTTCCATTAGCTTTGAAAATAATAGGCTCTGATTTGTATCCAAGAGATGATATACGCTTTTGGAAAAGTGCATTAAATAAGTACAAAAGAATTCTTAATCCAAATATTCTAGAAGTACTCAAAATAAGCTACGATGGATTGGACCAAACTCAACAGCATATTTTCCTTGACATTGCATCTTTTCTCAAGGGATTACACAAGGATGTTGTCGAGCATATACTAGAAAGTTGCTATTCTTATGGCTCATATTGTGATATTGAAATACTTAAAGATAAGTCTCTCATATTTGTTGATAAAAATGGCAAATTATCGATGCATGACTTGATACAGCAAATGAGTTTGGAAATTATCAAACAAGAATCAAAAGTATCAAAGAAACATAAAAGGTTATTATGTTATGATGATGCTTCCAAACTACCAGATACg GGATTAGAAGAAGTTGAAGGCATAACATTGTGCTTACCACAACCAAGAAACATGCAGCTGGATTTTGGAAGGATGACAAATCTCAAATACTTGACTGTTCGTAATTTAATTTGTGAAGATGTTATATATCTTCCAAATGAGTTAAGGTTAATTGATTGGAATGGATTTCCTTTACCTTCCTTGCCAGCCACCATTAATCTTCAAAAGCTTGTTGCACTTAAAGTGCCAGGAAGCCACATTAAATTAGATGAGCCTTTTGAG AGATGCCGGCTCCCAGCTTTGAAATATATGGATTTCACTTACTGTAAAAACATTACCAAATTACCTGACTTATCGGTGATTGCCCCAAACATAAAGAGGCTGGAGCTTGCAAGATGTAAAAATTTAGTTGAGATTCATCAGTCTGTTGGACTTCTTGAAGCGCTTGAATATTGGGGTCTCTATAGATGTGAAAATCTTAAAATTATTCCAAGAATTCTCAAGTTGAAATCTCTTCAATGGTTTTGTCTCCAAGGCTGTGAAAGTCTTTGGAAGTTCCCCGATATTGGGCAAAGTACGGAAAGATTAGCTCTACCTTCGTTATTACCAAATCTTAATCTCCTCTAtatgtttgaatttgaaaattttccaaagAACCTGGATATTCCTGATTGCTTCCCCAAATTGAAATTGTTATATGTTATGTTCAGCAACATTACTACCCTCCCAGACATCTCTAGTAGATTTCCTCAATTAAAGGGTCTTTATATTGAGAATTGCCGTAATCTTCAGAAAATTCCAAGACTTCCATCATGTATACATACTGTACAAATAGTAGGATGCAAATCGTTGGATTCACAATCAAGCAGAAGATTATTAAGTCAG TTTGCAGAAAAGCTAGGGCTTCCACGGAATATTGTATGTCCAAGGGGATCATCGCACCGGGACTATGCTTCTGAAACTGACTTTCCTCATAATAAGggcttttcattaaaaattgatGGAAAGTTGTTAATTCAAGGAAGTAAGATTCCAAAATGGTTCAATCATCAAAGTAGTGGAAGTTCCATATCATTCTCGGTCAGTCGGAAACTTCTTCCATCATTTGCTTTCTGTGTTGTAATACAAGTGCAATCGAAGGATAGGTATAGGGGTTATATATCAGGTTACTATGCTATCAACATTTTCGTTGATGGTTATAAAGGATTGCACTCATCTACTACTACATATTTTCCAActccaccatcatcatcatcttatTCTTATCTATGGGTATTCTATATAAGGGATAGTTCATTGGAAGGCATAATTCTAAATGAAGGGACTGAAGTTAagcttcaatttgaattttcaaataataatccAGAAATAGCCGAAATTACTGTAGAAAAGTGTGGGGTCCATGTAGCATGCACATGTTCTCCTCAGAACTCCGCTGCAGATAAGGTGGCCTGCATAAGAATtcaaaaaagattaaagatgTCCTCCCCTTTCAGCAGAAGCTGGGCGGATGCTCCAAAGCTCAAGATGGCTATTATTGCCCTCTTTGTGAAATAG
- the LOC115980017 gene encoding TMV resistance protein N-like isoform X2: MAFPINKGDSSSSFTHQCRYDVFVSFGGKDTRNNFTNILRGILNHHGINIFLDDEHLRSKKILDKLFKAIESSRISIIVFSENYAFSTWCLKELVKILECEKKGQIVLPIFYMVDPSEVRNQKGKFGEALTKHETECKDKMEVQKWRIALHEAGNIGGWHCTKDHPQFTLIKEVFEVISRVKLNYTKISDVKYPVGIDSRVEDINCLLDIDSNDVRMVVIHGLPGIGKTTIAKAIYDLIAYRFEGSSFLENVKENSSTNDGKCRLRKALYFEILGGGTLKELGAIKRINMRMEMPQHKRILIILDDVDKLIQVTDLLGECNCFASGSRIIITTREEKVLYTLQEDYHLTYCNYRLKELDKHESRELFCQHAFKENKPKKGYLEVVDLFLSYAKGLPLALKIIGSDLYPRDDIRFWKSALNKYKRILNPNILEVLKISYDGLDQTQQHIFLDIASFLKGLHKDVVEHILESCYSYGSYCDIEILKDKSLIFVDKNGKLSMHDLIQQMSLEIIKQESKVSKKHKRLLCYDDASKLPDTGLEEVEGITLCLPQPRNMQLDFGRMTNLKYLTVRNLICEDVIYLPNELRLIDWNGFPLPSLPATINLQKLVALKVPGSHIKLDEPFERCRLPALKYMDFTYCKNITKLPDLSVIAPNIKRLELARCKNLVEIHQSVGLLEALEYWGLYRCENLKIIPRILKLKSLQWFCLQGCESLWKFPDIGQSTERLALPSLLPNLNLLYMFEFENFPKNLDIPDCFPKLKLLYVMFSNITTLPDISSRFPQLKGLYIENCRNLQKIPRLPSCIHTVQIVGCKSLDSQSSRRLLICRKARASTEYCMSKGIIAPGLCF; this comes from the exons tcacCCACCAATGTAGATATGATGTATTTGTGAGTTTTGGAGGTAAGGATACCCGCAATAATTTTACGAATATTTTGAGAGGCATTTTGAATCATCATGGTATCAACATCTTCCTTGATGACGAGCACTTAaggagtaaaaaaattttagacaaaCTTTTCAAAGCCATTGAAAGTTCAAGAATTTCAATCATTGTATTCTCTGAAAACTACGCATTTTCCACTTGGTGTTTGAAAGAActtgtcaaaattcttgagtGTGAAAAGAAAGGCCAAATTGTGCTACCAATTTTTTATATGGTGGATCCATCAGAAGTACGTAACCAAAAGGGAAAGTTTGGAGAAGCTTTGACAAAACATGAAACAGAGTGCAAGGATAAAATGGAAGTGCAAAAATGGAGGATAGCTCTACATGAAGCCGGTAATATAGGTGGATGGCATTGCACAAAAGA CCACCCTCAATTTACTCTTATAAAAGAAGTTTTTGAAGTGATCTCAAgagttaaattaaattatacgAAAATATCTGATGTTAAATACCCTGTTGGAATAGATTCCCGTGTGGAGGATATAAATTGTCTTTTAGATATTGATTCAAATGATGTGCGTATGGTAGTGATTCATGGCCTTCCTGGAATAGGTAAGACAACAATTGCCAAAGCTATTTATGATTTAATTGCATATCGTTTTGAAGGAAGTAGCTTTCTAGAGAATGTTAAAGAAAACTCAAGTACAAATGATGGCAAATGCCGATTAAGAAAGGCACTTTATTTTGAGATATTAGGAGGTGGAACTTTGAAGGAGCTTGGTGCAATTAAAAGAATCAATATGAGAATGGAAATGCCTCAGCACAAAAGAATTCTTAtaattcttgatgatgtggacAAATTAATCCAAGTAACAGATTTGCTTGGCGAATGCAATTGTTTTGCTTCTGGAAGTAgaattattatcacaacaagggAAGAAAAAGTACTATATACTCTTCAAGAAGATTATCATTTAACCTACTGTAACTACCGGCTCAAGGAATTAGATAAACATGAATCTCGTGAGCTCTTTTGTCAACATGCATTCAAAGAAAACAAGCCTAAGAAAGGTTATTTAGAAGTCGTAGACCTATTTTTAAGCTATGCCAAAGGTCTTCCATTAGCTTTGAAAATAATAGGCTCTGATTTGTATCCAAGAGATGATATACGCTTTTGGAAAAGTGCATTAAATAAGTACAAAAGAATTCTTAATCCAAATATTCTAGAAGTACTCAAAATAAGCTACGATGGATTGGACCAAACTCAACAGCATATTTTCCTTGACATTGCATCTTTTCTCAAGGGATTACACAAGGATGTTGTCGAGCATATACTAGAAAGTTGCTATTCTTATGGCTCATATTGTGATATTGAAATACTTAAAGATAAGTCTCTCATATTTGTTGATAAAAATGGCAAATTATCGATGCATGACTTGATACAGCAAATGAGTTTGGAAATTATCAAACAAGAATCAAAAGTATCAAAGAAACATAAAAGGTTATTATGTTATGATGATGCTTCCAAACTACCAGATACg GGATTAGAAGAAGTTGAAGGCATAACATTGTGCTTACCACAACCAAGAAACATGCAGCTGGATTTTGGAAGGATGACAAATCTCAAATACTTGACTGTTCGTAATTTAATTTGTGAAGATGTTATATATCTTCCAAATGAGTTAAGGTTAATTGATTGGAATGGATTTCCTTTACCTTCCTTGCCAGCCACCATTAATCTTCAAAAGCTTGTTGCACTTAAAGTGCCAGGAAGCCACATTAAATTAGATGAGCCTTTTGAG AGATGCCGGCTCCCAGCTTTGAAATATATGGATTTCACTTACTGTAAAAACATTACCAAATTACCTGACTTATCGGTGATTGCCCCAAACATAAAGAGGCTGGAGCTTGCAAGATGTAAAAATTTAGTTGAGATTCATCAGTCTGTTGGACTTCTTGAAGCGCTTGAATATTGGGGTCTCTATAGATGTGAAAATCTTAAAATTATTCCAAGAATTCTCAAGTTGAAATCTCTTCAATGGTTTTGTCTCCAAGGCTGTGAAAGTCTTTGGAAGTTCCCCGATATTGGGCAAAGTACGGAAAGATTAGCTCTACCTTCGTTATTACCAAATCTTAATCTCCTCTAtatgtttgaatttgaaaattttccaaagAACCTGGATATTCCTGATTGCTTCCCCAAATTGAAATTGTTATATGTTATGTTCAGCAACATTACTACCCTCCCAGACATCTCTAGTAGATTTCCTCAATTAAAGGGTCTTTATATTGAGAATTGCCGTAATCTTCAGAAAATTCCAAGACTTCCATCATGTATACATACTGTACAAATAGTAGGATGCAAATCGTTGGATTCACAATCAAGCAGAAGATTATTAA TTTGCAGAAAAGCTAGGGCTTCCACGGAATATTGTATGTCCAAGGGGATCATCGCACCGGGACTATGCTTCTGA